The Ictalurus punctatus breed USDA103 chromosome 9, Coco_2.0, whole genome shotgun sequence genome contains a region encoding:
- the bahd1 gene encoding bromo adjacent homology domain-containing 1 protein isoform X1: MTHARQRNSLCRYRSESKEQVSCQIHAETMGRTWPECPMLEKKTKRHSYKRGRDKELKQQSADSDRKLYPLRGRQGMSDVGSLKCCVLLTRLEEGGTGKGSMRAVAKNKRKRNMKAKKGRSKSCKCRKKGCKVCQPTPGPKSNPKPDKTALYLELLEPRKRRLASLNAEAVNSLLLFREDSQMSRKQQNSQKADGELPKGETDGSKKGLEGQKRAHTGEREESTNPKKTKKAKTETEHLDQLNLNSPTPRRLAGLNAAALLKLTSTSSGAKRRAKTDTKPGSGGARTKQLQGKMKKQHSPLCLSKLPVSQQCCNLCKKEALKTDTLWEGTSGGHDFIKPGYQCRSMLSYSLKPVKEEKTETDVNSCYCCSQERSVEYCHRLALFLGQKAYPESEQHSLPSVKGFLPSPHTLTHPALTLGAHSYPCYPGYYVHIAHHGTSSLPVSTSPGPHAPPSVPPITLCPTGVQRPKLLPSPVSHPSGIPHPVYCSSVGTCYGEPCRISGCAYRHTQPIANRGCSFSAGCSSCSHKIKMEDYPYPLDKHSPSISMPPTLPLSVCPIPSVPAATQPMPHLQSPLPDAGRPQVQLHVGRECPQSAKPPSSSRSAIRDTAVCPHVKEGQLGASHGSQSTKQAKISRRRATNGWLPVGTAAEKEVFIVGEESPALRRCYEGVQRDGEVIRVRDTVLLRSGPRKKSLPYVAKVSAFWEDPESGELMMSLFWYYRPEHTQGGRNPSMHCENEIFASRHQDENSVACIEDKCYVLTLAQYCRFCALVKRREEGRPKSAPLVPPARDYTIPAHRSVPADIDPDLVFVCRHVYDFRYGRLLKNLQ, encoded by the exons ATGACACATGCACGGCAGAGGAACTCTTTATGTAGATATCGAAGTGAATCCAAGGAGCAGGTGAGCTGCCAGATACATGCTGAAACCATGGGCAGAACCTGGCCAGAGTGCCCAATGCTAGAAAAGAAGACTAAAAGGCATTCCTATAAAAGAGGAAGAGATAAGGAACTAAAGCAGCAAAGCGCAGATAGTGACCGGAAGCTTTATCCCCTCAGAGGACGGCAGGGAATGAGTGACGTGGGTTCCTTAAAGTGCTGTGTTCTACTGACTCGCTTAGAAGAAGGAGGAACTGGCAAGGGCAGCATGAGAGCTGTGGCTAAgaacaaaaggaaaagaaatatGAAGGCAAAGAAGGGAAGGTCCAAATCCTGCAAGTGTCGGAAGAAGGGCTGCAAAGTATGCCAGCCTACGCCTGGACCAAAAAGCAACCCCAAGCCTGACAAAACTGCCTTATACTTGGAACTTCTAGAACCTCGAAAGCGACGGTTGGCCTCTCTTAATGCGGAGGCAGTCAATAGTCTGTTGTTGTTTAGAGAGGACTCTCAAATGTCCAGAAAACAGCAGAATTCTCAAAAGGCTGATGGTGAACTCCCAAAAGGAGAAACGGACGGTTCAAAGAAAGGACTAGAAGGCCAAAAACGCGCACATACAGGAGAACGAGAAGAGAGTACAAATCCTAAAAAAACCAAGAAGGCAAAGACAGAGACTGAACACCTGGACCAGCTGAATCTAAACAGTCCAACGCCAAGGCGTCTAGCAGGTTTAAATGCGGCTGCTCTTCTGAAGCTAACTAGCACCTCATCTGGCGCTAAACGGCGAGCTAAAACGGACACCAAGCCAGGCAGCGGAGGAGCACGAACAAAACAACTGCAGGGAAAGatgaaaaaacaacacagcCCACTATGCCTGTCCAAGCTGCCAGTATCTCAACAGTGCTGCAATCTCTGCAAGAAGGAGGCTCTCAAGACTGACACTTTGTGGGAAGGCACTTCTGGGGGCCATGACTTCATCAAACCTGGATACCAATGCAGGTCCATGCTGAGCTACTCACTGAAGCCTGTGAAAGAGGAGAAAACTGAGACTGATGTCAATTCATGTTACTGCTGTTCCCAGGAGAGATCTGTGGAATATTGTCACCGACTAGCCCTGTTCCTTGGGCAGAAGGCGTATCCTGAATCAGAACAGCATTCGTTGCCATCTGTAAAAGGATTCCTTCCTTCCCCTCACACACTAACCCACCCAGCTTTGACGCTAGGTGCTCATTCTTACCCATGCTACCCTGGTTACTATGTCCACATTGCCCACCATGGGACATCCTCACTCCCTGTAAGTACAAGTCCTGGACCCCATGCACCACCTTCTGTACCTCCTATTACACTGTGTCCCACCGGGGTCCAGAGACCCAAACTACTGCCCTCTCCAGTGTCTCACCCTTCAGGAATTCCTCATCCAGTGTACTGCAGCTCCGTGGGGACATGTTATGGAGAACCATGTAGGATCAGCGGCTGTGCCTACAGACACACTCAGCCCATCGCTAACAGGGGCTGTTCATTCAGTGCCGGGTGCTCCAGCTGCAGCCACAAAATCAAGATGG AGGACTACCCCTACCCACTGGACAAGCACAGCCCTTCTATCTCCATGCCCCCCACCTTgcccctgtctgtctgccccaTCCCCAGCGTGCCTGCTGCCACCCAGCCCATGCCCCACCTGCAGTCTCCTCTGCCGGACGCTGGGCGTCCTCAGGTCCAGTTACACGTAGGCCGAGAGTGCCCTCAGAGTGCCAAGCCACCCAGCAGCTCGCGCTCTGCGATACGGGACACAGCTGTCTGCCCCCATGTGAAGGAAGGCCAGCTGGGAGCCAGCCACGGCAGCCAAAGCACCAAACAGGCCAAGATCAGTCGGCGGCGGGCCACCAACGGCTGGCTGCCTGTGGGCACAGCCGCTGAAAAGGAGGTATTCATAGTG GGTGAGGAGTCGCCAGCACTGCGCAGGTGCTATGAAGGAGTGCAGAGAGACGGAGAAGTAATCAGGGTGCGAGACACTGTGCTGCTGCGTTCTGGCCCCCGGAAGAAATCCCTCCCCTATGTGGCTAAAGTATCTGCCTTCTGGGAGGACCCTGAGTCAG GGGAGCTGATGATGAGCTTGTTTTGGTACTACCGTCCAGAGCACACTCAGGGGGGCCGcaatcccagcatgcactgtGAG AACGAGATTTTTGCTTCCCGGCACCAGGACGAGAACAGTGTCGCGTGCATTGAGGATAAGTGCTACGTCTTGACATTAGCACAATATTGCAG ATTTTGTGCCTTGGTGAAGCGTCGCGAGGAGGGTCGTCCCAAAAGTGCCCCCCTGGTCCCTCCGGCTCGTGACTACACCATCCCAGCTCATCGCAGCGTTCCCGCTGATATCGACCCTGACCTGGTGTTTGTCTGTCGCCATGTTTACGATTTCCGCTACGGCCGCCTTCTCAAGAACCTgcagtag
- the bahd1 gene encoding bromo adjacent homology domain-containing 1 protein isoform X2, giving the protein MTHARQRNSLCRYRSESKEQVSCQIHAETMGRTWPECPMLEKKTKRHSYKRGRDKELKQQSADSDRKLYPLRGRQGMSDVGSLKCCVLLTRLEEGGTGKGSMRAVAKNKRKRNMKAKKGRSKSCKCRKKGCKVCQPTPGPKSNPKPDKTALYLELLEPRKRRLASLNAEAVNSLLLFREDSQMSRKQQNSQKADGELPKGETDGSKKGLEGQKRAHTGEREESTNPKKTKKAKTETEHLDQLNLNSPTPRRLAGLNAAALLKLTSTSSGAKRRAKTDTKPGSGGARTKQLQGKMKKQHSPLCLSKLPVSQQCCNLCKKEALKTDTLWEGTSGGHDFIKPGYQCRSMLSYSLKPVKEEKTETDVNSCYCCSQERSVEYCHRLALFLGQKAYPESEQHSLPSVKGFLPSPHTLTHPALTLGAHSYPCYPGYYVHIAHHGTSSLPVSTSPGPHAPPSVPPITLCPTGVQRPKLLPSPVSHPSGIPHPVYCSSVGTCYGEPCRISGCAYRHTQPIANRGCSFSAGCSSCSHKIKMEDYPYPLDKHSPSISMPPTLPLSVCPIPSVPAATQPMPHLQSPLPDAGRPQVQLHVGRECPQSAKPPSSSRSAIRDTAVCPHVKEGQLGASHGSQSTKQAKISRRRATNGWLPVGTAAEKEGEESPALRRCYEGVQRDGEVIRVRDTVLLRSGPRKKSLPYVAKVSAFWEDPESGELMMSLFWYYRPEHTQGGRNPSMHCENEIFASRHQDENSVACIEDKCYVLTLAQYCRFCALVKRREEGRPKSAPLVPPARDYTIPAHRSVPADIDPDLVFVCRHVYDFRYGRLLKNLQ; this is encoded by the exons ATGACACATGCACGGCAGAGGAACTCTTTATGTAGATATCGAAGTGAATCCAAGGAGCAGGTGAGCTGCCAGATACATGCTGAAACCATGGGCAGAACCTGGCCAGAGTGCCCAATGCTAGAAAAGAAGACTAAAAGGCATTCCTATAAAAGAGGAAGAGATAAGGAACTAAAGCAGCAAAGCGCAGATAGTGACCGGAAGCTTTATCCCCTCAGAGGACGGCAGGGAATGAGTGACGTGGGTTCCTTAAAGTGCTGTGTTCTACTGACTCGCTTAGAAGAAGGAGGAACTGGCAAGGGCAGCATGAGAGCTGTGGCTAAgaacaaaaggaaaagaaatatGAAGGCAAAGAAGGGAAGGTCCAAATCCTGCAAGTGTCGGAAGAAGGGCTGCAAAGTATGCCAGCCTACGCCTGGACCAAAAAGCAACCCCAAGCCTGACAAAACTGCCTTATACTTGGAACTTCTAGAACCTCGAAAGCGACGGTTGGCCTCTCTTAATGCGGAGGCAGTCAATAGTCTGTTGTTGTTTAGAGAGGACTCTCAAATGTCCAGAAAACAGCAGAATTCTCAAAAGGCTGATGGTGAACTCCCAAAAGGAGAAACGGACGGTTCAAAGAAAGGACTAGAAGGCCAAAAACGCGCACATACAGGAGAACGAGAAGAGAGTACAAATCCTAAAAAAACCAAGAAGGCAAAGACAGAGACTGAACACCTGGACCAGCTGAATCTAAACAGTCCAACGCCAAGGCGTCTAGCAGGTTTAAATGCGGCTGCTCTTCTGAAGCTAACTAGCACCTCATCTGGCGCTAAACGGCGAGCTAAAACGGACACCAAGCCAGGCAGCGGAGGAGCACGAACAAAACAACTGCAGGGAAAGatgaaaaaacaacacagcCCACTATGCCTGTCCAAGCTGCCAGTATCTCAACAGTGCTGCAATCTCTGCAAGAAGGAGGCTCTCAAGACTGACACTTTGTGGGAAGGCACTTCTGGGGGCCATGACTTCATCAAACCTGGATACCAATGCAGGTCCATGCTGAGCTACTCACTGAAGCCTGTGAAAGAGGAGAAAACTGAGACTGATGTCAATTCATGTTACTGCTGTTCCCAGGAGAGATCTGTGGAATATTGTCACCGACTAGCCCTGTTCCTTGGGCAGAAGGCGTATCCTGAATCAGAACAGCATTCGTTGCCATCTGTAAAAGGATTCCTTCCTTCCCCTCACACACTAACCCACCCAGCTTTGACGCTAGGTGCTCATTCTTACCCATGCTACCCTGGTTACTATGTCCACATTGCCCACCATGGGACATCCTCACTCCCTGTAAGTACAAGTCCTGGACCCCATGCACCACCTTCTGTACCTCCTATTACACTGTGTCCCACCGGGGTCCAGAGACCCAAACTACTGCCCTCTCCAGTGTCTCACCCTTCAGGAATTCCTCATCCAGTGTACTGCAGCTCCGTGGGGACATGTTATGGAGAACCATGTAGGATCAGCGGCTGTGCCTACAGACACACTCAGCCCATCGCTAACAGGGGCTGTTCATTCAGTGCCGGGTGCTCCAGCTGCAGCCACAAAATCAAGATGG AGGACTACCCCTACCCACTGGACAAGCACAGCCCTTCTATCTCCATGCCCCCCACCTTgcccctgtctgtctgccccaTCCCCAGCGTGCCTGCTGCCACCCAGCCCATGCCCCACCTGCAGTCTCCTCTGCCGGACGCTGGGCGTCCTCAGGTCCAGTTACACGTAGGCCGAGAGTGCCCTCAGAGTGCCAAGCCACCCAGCAGCTCGCGCTCTGCGATACGGGACACAGCTGTCTGCCCCCATGTGAAGGAAGGCCAGCTGGGAGCCAGCCACGGCAGCCAAAGCACCAAACAGGCCAAGATCAGTCGGCGGCGGGCCACCAACGGCTGGCTGCCTGTGGGCACAGCCGCTGAAAAGGAG GGTGAGGAGTCGCCAGCACTGCGCAGGTGCTATGAAGGAGTGCAGAGAGACGGAGAAGTAATCAGGGTGCGAGACACTGTGCTGCTGCGTTCTGGCCCCCGGAAGAAATCCCTCCCCTATGTGGCTAAAGTATCTGCCTTCTGGGAGGACCCTGAGTCAG GGGAGCTGATGATGAGCTTGTTTTGGTACTACCGTCCAGAGCACACTCAGGGGGGCCGcaatcccagcatgcactgtGAG AACGAGATTTTTGCTTCCCGGCACCAGGACGAGAACAGTGTCGCGTGCATTGAGGATAAGTGCTACGTCTTGACATTAGCACAATATTGCAG ATTTTGTGCCTTGGTGAAGCGTCGCGAGGAGGGTCGTCCCAAAAGTGCCCCCCTGGTCCCTCCGGCTCGTGACTACACCATCCCAGCTCATCGCAGCGTTCCCGCTGATATCGACCCTGACCTGGTGTTTGTCTGTCGCCATGTTTACGATTTCCGCTACGGCCGCCTTCTCAAGAACCTgcagtag